One Gossypium hirsutum isolate 1008001.06 chromosome A11, Gossypium_hirsutum_v2.1, whole genome shotgun sequence genomic window carries:
- the LOC107897552 gene encoding receptor-like cytosolic serine/threonine-protein kinase RBK1 has protein sequence MAMEETGRETVEEKTPEKESKSKEMRSASVNEQPSPRCVLEIPVLGSDSDTSSCSSNSSSYSPRKPVFQKGNKDSYGLQWKNLIGNVKKKYVRSFSLIPLLTSNDKNLRRTKLEKLHASEEEHVDINSIPVPKPSWKNFTYSELAAATDNFSPENLIGKGGHAEVYKGHLSDGQIVAVKKLMKNEKQEEDRASDFLSELGIIAHINHPNAACLMGFSVDGGLHLVLQFSPHGSLSSVLFGSPERLDWKTRFKVAIGIADGLEYLHYDCQRRIIHRDIKASNILLTEDYEAQISDFGLAKWLPENWPHHVVHPIEGTFGYLAPEYFMHGIVDEKIDVFAFGVLLLEIITGRRAVDSARQSLVIWAKPLLQQNEVKELVDPGLGDNYDPSEMKRTMITASMCINHSASKRPTMIRVVELLKNKESPVEGELKCCGERGIIADSLDLQDYSRTSYLNDLNRHKQLVME, from the exons ATGGCTATGGAAG AGACAGGGAGAGAGACAGTGGAAGAGAAAACTCCAGAAAAGGAATCGAAATCCAAGGAGATGAGAAGTGCATCGGTAAATGAACAGCCATCACCGAGATGTGTATTGGAGATTCCGGTGCTGGGATCCGACTCCGATACCAGCAGCTGCAGCAGCAATTCCAGTTCCTATTCTCCTAGGAAGCCTGTTTTTCAGAAAGGGAACAAAGACTCTTATGGTCTGCAATGGAAGAATTTAATTGGAAATGTTAAGAAGAAATATGTCAGAAGTTTCTCTCTTATTCCTTTGCTGACAAGTAATGATAAGAACTTAAGGAGGACAAAACTGGAAAAACTACATGCCTCTGAGGAAGAACATGTTGATATTAACTCCATTCCAGTTCCTAAACCATCATGGAAAAATTTTACCTACTCAGAGCTTGCTGCTGCTACTGATAATTTCAGTCCTG AGAATTTGATTGGAAAAGGGGGCCATGCGGAGGTGTACAAAGGACATTTATCTGATGGTCAAATCGTAGCAGTGAAGAAGCTAATGAAGAATGAGAAACAAGAAGAGGATAGGGCCAGTGATTTCTTGTCTGAACTTGGGATTATTGCTCACATAAATCACCCTAATGCAGCTTGCTTAATGGGATTCAGCGTCGATGGAGGCTTGCACTTAGTACTTCAGTTTTCACCTCATGGCAGCCTTTCTTCTGTGCTTTTTG GTTCACCCGAGCGCCTAGATTGGAAAACTAGGTTTAAGGTGGCGATTGGGATTGCAGATGGATTGGAATATCTCCATTATGACTGCCAGAGGCGCATTATACACAGAGACATAAAAGCCTCTAACATACTCCTCACTGAAGATTATGAAGCTCAG ATATCAGATTTTGGTCTGGCAAAGTGGCTTCCGGAAAATTGGCCTCACCATGTCGTCCATCCCATTGAAGGAACATTCGG GTATTTAGCTCCGGAGTATTTTATGCATGGAATCGTTGATGAAAAGATTGATGTATTCGCATTTGGAGTTCTATTGCTGGAGATAATAACAGGTCGCCGTGCAGTCGATTCAGCCAGACAAAGCCTTGTGATTTGG GCAAAACCGCTCCTACAACAGAACGAAGTAAAGGAATTGGTAGATCCTGGGCTAGGAGACAATTATGATCCAAGTGAAATGAAACGTACAATGATAACCGCTTCCATGTGCATTAATCACTCGGCCAGTAAGCGTCCAACCATGATAAGG GTTGTGGAGTTGCTGAAGAACAAAGAGAGTCCGGTAGAGGGTGAGCTGAAATGTTGTGGTGAGAGAGGAATAATTGCAGACAGCTTGGATTTGCAAGATTATAGTCGAACCAGCTACCTAAATGACTTAAATCGTCATAAGCAACTGGTTATGGAGTGA